The Polyangium aurulentum genomic interval GCGTCGGCGGCGCGACGGGCCGGGGCTTGCTATTCTTCGACGCCGCCGTCCTATGCCGAACGATCCGCGTGAACGAGAAGACCGCGAGGGCGATCTTGCGACCCAGAAGAAGAACAGGGTCGAGAAGGTCCGCCGCTACAAGGTCGTTTTCCACAACGACAACTACACGACGATGGAATTCGTCGTGCTGGTTCTCATGAAATTCTTCCACAAATCCGAGACGGAAGCGACGCACATCATGCTCAGCGTGCATCACAAGGGCAGTGGCGTCGCAGGCGTCTACACCAAGGACGTGGCAGAAACCAAGGTTACCGAGGTGCAGAGCTATGCGAAGGAGCAGGGCATGCCCCTTCGCCTGACGGTCGAGCCCGAGTAAAACCATGCGTATTAGTCCCGAAGTCGAGATCGCCTTCAATCTTGCAACCCGCGAGGCCGCTCGACGGCGGCACGAGTACGTCACCGTCGAACACCTCCTCTACGCGCTCACGTTCGACGAGGAGACCGCGAACGTGATCCGTCACGCCGGCGGGGACTTCCAGGCGCTCCGCAAGCGGCTCGAGCGCTTCCTCGACGAAGAGACCGACCCCTTGCCCGACGACACCGACGTGCCGCCGCGCCTGTCGCTCGGCTTCCAGCGCGTCGTGGGCCGCGCCGCCATGCACGTGCAGGGCGTGCAGGACAAGAAGGAGAAGGACAAGGAGCTGAAGGGCTACAACGTCCTGGTCGCCGTCTTCTCCGAGCGCGAGTCGCACGCGGTCACGATGCTCAAGGACGCGGGCATCACGCGCTACGACGTCGTCAACTACCTCTCGCACGGCATCGTGCGCGACGGCTCGGACGAGGAGTCGGGGCCCGAGGACGCGAGCGAGGGCGCCGAGGGCGGCGAGAGCGAGACCGAGGGCGAGCGCGAGGAGCGCGAGGGCGGCCCGCGGCGCGACCCGCTCGCGGCCTACACGCTGAACCTCAACAAGGAGGCGGCCGAGGGGCGGATCGACCCGCTCGTCGGGCGCGAGACCGAGGTCGGACGCACCATCCAGGTGCTCGCGCGGCGGCGCAAGAACAACCCGCTGCTCATCGGCGACGCGGGCGTCGGCAAGACGGCCATCGCCGAGGGCCTCGCGCAGAAGATCCACCGCGGCGAGGTGCCGGAGGCGATCAAGGGCGCGACGGTGTACGCGCTCGACATGGGCGCGCTCATCGCGGGCACGCGCTACCGCGGCGACTTCGAGAACCGGCTGAAGGGCGTGCTCAAGGCGCTCGAGAAGCAGCCTGGCGCGATCCTCTTCATCGACGAGATCCACACGATCATCGGCGCCGGCGCGGCGAGCGGCGGCACGATGGACGCGTCGAACCTGCTCAAGCCGGCGCTCGCTTCAGGGAGGCTGCGCTGCATCGGCGCCACGACGTTCCAGGAGTACCGCGGGCACCTCGAGCGCGACAGCGCGCTCGCGCGCCGCTTCCAGCGCATCGAGGTCGGCGAGCCCTCGGTCGACGAGACGACGCAGATCCTGAAGGGCCTGCTCAAGCACTACGAGGACTTCCACAAGGTCAAGTTCACCGAGGCCGCGCTCGAGGCCGCCGCGAAGCTCAGCGATCGCTACCTGCGCGACCGGCGCCTGCCCGACAAGGCCATCGATCTGCTCGACGAGTCGGGCGCCGCCGCGCGCCTCGCCCACGGCGACGGCTACACGGTCGACGTGCCGGACATCGAGCGGGTGGTGGCGAAGATGGCGCAGATCCCGCCGCGCCAGGTGTCGACGAGCGACAAGGCGCAGCTGCGCGACCTCGACAAGGAGCTGAAGAGCGTGCTCTTCGGCCAGGACGAGGCCGTCAATCAACTCGCGAGCGCGATCAAGCTCTCGCGCGCGGGGCTGCGCTCGCCGGAGAAGCCGATCGGCTCGTTCCTCTTCACCGGGCCCACGGGCGTCGGCAAGACGGAGCTGGCCAAGCAGCTCGCGAAGATCATGGGCATCGAGTTCATGCGCTTCGACATGAGCGAGTACCAGGAGCGCCACACGGTCTCGCGGCTCATCGGCGCCCCGCCCGGCTACGTGGGCTTCGATCGCGGCGGTCTTCTCACCGAGGCCGTGGCCAAGACGCCGCACGCGGTGCTCTTGCTCGACGAGATCGAGAAGGCGCACCCGGACATCTTCCAGGTGCTCTTGCAGGTGATGGACCACGGCACCCTCACCGACAACAACGGCAAGAAGAGCTCGTTCCGGCACGTGGTGCTCATCATGACGAGCAACGTCGGCGCCCGGGATCTCGCGCAGCCGCGCCTCGGCTTCGGCGATCGCGGCAGCGCGGGCGACGACGATCGCGCCTTCAAGAACACGTTCAGCCCCGAGTTCCGTAACCGGCTCGACGCGCGGATCATGTTCAAGCCGCTCGACCCGAGCATCATGGGCAGCATCGTCGACAAGTTCGTCCGCGAGATCGGGCTGCTCGTCGCCGACAAGGGCGTGAAGCTCGAGGTGACCGAGGCCGCGCGCAAGTACCTCGCGGAGAAGGGCTACGATCAGCAGTTCGGCGCTCGCCCGCTCGGGCGCGTGATCGAGCGCGAGCTGAAGCCCCGCCTCGGCGACGAGATGCTCTTCGGCGCCCTCGAGAACGGCGGCAAGGCGATCGTCGACCTCGTCGACGGCAAGCTCGACTTCAAGTTCGTGCCCGACGAGCCGAAGCCCGAGGGCGAGGCCGACGGCGCGCGCAAGGAGGAGGCGACGGCGTCCGCATAACGCGACCGCAGGGCCGCGATCGCACAAGAGGCCGAGCCCGAGCATCCCGCGATGCCAGGCTCGGCCTTCTTCTTTGGCGCTTGGCGCCCCCGCGAGGCGTGGTCAGTTCAACGAGTGGGGCATCGCGAGCGCGAACTCGGCGATCTCGGCGTCGAACACGGTCCCGTTGGGCATGTGCATCTGGTAGGTGCCGCGCATCGAGCCGCGCGGGGTCTCGAGCACGCAGCCGCTCGTGTACTCGAAGTGCTCTCCGGGGCGCAGGACGGGCTGCTGGCCGACCACGCCCGGGCCGCGCACCTCCTCGACCTTGCCGGCGCCGTCGGTGATGACCCAGTGCCGGGACCTGAGCTGCGCGGTCTCGGTGCCCTCGTTCGCGATACGCACCGTGTAGGCGAAGACGTAGCGCTTCTCGGCAGGGAGGGACTGGGCCGGTACGTACACGGCCTTGACGGTCACGCGAATGCCGTTGGTGATGGCGTTGGACACGAGCTACCCCGTGCCACGCGTCCGCCGCGCACACAAGAGCAGGCTCGTGTTGACAGGTTCGAGGGGCGTTCGCAGGTTGCGACGACCGTGAACGACAACGACGACGAGCCTGGTCCCGTGGCCCCCGCAGAGAGCGCCGCCTTCCCCTCCGCGTCCCCTGCGACGCCCTCCCCGGCCGCCCACCCCGGCCTCGTCCCCGTGAACCCGCACACGGGCCTCACCGCCATCGGCCCGGTGCCCGAGCGCAAGGTGCGCGACTGGGCGCTCGTCCTGCAGTCCATGGCGCTCCAGCACGCGGTGCGCTGGACGTTCAACGGCTGGGTGTTGCTCGTCCGCGACGAGGACTATGTCCGCGCCTCGACGTCGATCGATCGCTACGAAGCCGAAAATCGCGACTGGCCGCCGCCCAAGACGCGCGAGCGTCCGCGGCACGCGGCCTCGATGGCGGCGCCCCTGCTCTTCGCTGCGCTCGCGGCGTTCTTCTTGATCACCGGGCCCGTGGCGCTCGATCACGCGGGCTGGTTCAGGCGCGGCAAGGCCGTGAGCGACCTCGTCCTCGGCGCCGAACCCTGGCGCGCGGTCACGGCGTTGACGTTGCACGCGGATGCCACGCACGTGCTCGGCAACGTCATCTCGGGGACGCTCTTCGCGTCGGCGGTGCAGCGCAGGCTCGGGCCGGGCGGAACCGCGCTCGCCATCGTCGCGTCGGGCACGCTCGGCAACGTCGCGAACGCGATCTTCCACCACACGATGGGCAACGGCGGGCATGGCTCGATCGGCGCCTCGACCGCGGTGTTCGGCGCCGTGGGTCTGCTCGCGGCCACGCAGCTCGGCGTCGATCAGCAGCACGCGGCCGGGCGGCGTCGCGGGATGCAGGAGTGGGCGGCGCCGATCGTCGGAGGCCTCGCGCTGCTCGGCACGCTGGGCGCGAGCCCGGAGTCGGATCTCGGCGCGCACCTGTTCGGCTTTCTGTCGGGCGTTCTGGTGGGCCTCGGGGCCGCGTTCGTCCTCGCGAAGACGCGGCCCTCGCCTCGGCCCTGGTTGCAGATCGGCCTCGGCGCCGTGGCGATCGCGATCGTGCTGGTCGCCTGGCGCCTGGCCGTCCCGTGGCGGATCGCGCTGCCTATCTGATCAGTCGACGGGCCACATGCCCACGGTCCCACCGACCCAGGTGAGATCCTTGTTCTGATCGACCCCGAGCATCTTGCCGCGCGACAGGCGCACGAGGTTCAGCACGAGCTGGGGCGCGGCCTCGTCGGGCGCGCGCAGGAACATCATGCGCACCTCGGCCTTCACGCCCGAGCCGTCGGGCATGGTGAGGGCCGGCTCGTAGTTGATCTTCTCCTGCAGGAGATAGCCGTGCCGGTCGGCCTCGGGCACCGAGGTGAGATCTTCGGGGTGCACGTCGACCTTCACGCCCGAGCCCGCGAACGAGAAGAGCGGCTTGAGCACGTAGCGATCGAGATCGGGCGGCGGCTCGGTGATGTCCGACAGGTAGCGGGCCCGCGGCACGGCCGGGTGATCGATGTACGGCAGCGTGTACTTCGACCACGTCCAGTACCAGTTCGGGTGCGAGCACCAGGTGATGTCGAGCTCGTCGGTGTAGCGGAAGGGCAGCTCGATCTTGCGCACCTCGAGCTCGTCGAAGACCACGCGGTTGTAGATGCGCCGCACCTGGACGAGCTTGCCGTCGACCTTGCGGAACAGGCGCCGGCCCTCGCGGATGAGCTCCGTCGGGCAGACCGAGTCGACGCCGATGAGCTCCTTCGTCGCGCGGAAGTCCGAGTAGGTCTTCTGGTTGGGCGGGTCGATGTCGAGCAGGACCACGTTCTCGGGGTCCTCGCCCGCGAGCACGGCGCGGCCGAAGCGCGTGACGAACGCGTCGCGGTCGAGGCCGCCGAAGAAGATCGACCAGCGCCGATCGAGCCCGGGCATCGAACGCATGACGTCGGCCATGACCTCGCTCTGGACGACCATGAGCGCGTAGAGCGAGGGGAAGGCTTGCAGCTCGACGACGCGCCCCTCGAGCTGGCCCGAGGCGCCGCGCACGACGGCGAAGTCGACCTGCACGCAGTTCGGCAGGTGATCCATGCCGGGGGTGTCGAGGCGCGCGGGGATCGCGCCCTTCATCTTCTCGATCACCGCGGGGCGGGAGATCTGCTCCACGATCTCGCGGGCCGAGCGGGCGAGGTAATCGCGCAGATCGGTCGGGAGGAAGAGCGGCGTCTCGGCGACGCGGAAGGGAATCTTGCAGCCGACCCGCTTCTCGAGGCGGTGCATGTAGTCCGCGTAGGTGTCGGTGCTGAAGGCTGCGTTGTAGGCGCGACGAAGGGCAGGATCCATTGCAACACCCTTGGTAGCACGAGAGGGCGGTCGTGCGGCAGGGGTGGCGAAAGCCCGATGGATCGATGCGGCCGAGGGGTGCTAGACTCTCGCCGTGCTCTCCATGCGCTCCATCCTCGTGCTCGTCGCGGCCAGCCTCGCGCTGTCGACCACGGCCTGCTCGAGCCTCACCAAACCCGACGAGATCACCATCAAGGCCGAGCCTGCGCCCGCGCCTCCCGCGCCCGCGCCCCCGCAGCAACCTGCGGCTCCGGGCGACAGGCAGGCGGCCCCGACCGCCGCTCCTGGCGGAGGTGGCTGAGGCAATTGACGAGGCTCCGGTCTGGAGCCTGAAACCCCTCCCCCGCCGGCGAACGAGCGCACGTGGTTCGCCCGTGCGCCCGATCCTCCCCACGGACGCACCCTCTCTTGACATTCCTCACGCCACTCCACGAGACCTCCGAGCACGCCACCCTGCGCGAGCAGATTCGCCGCTTCGCGCGCGCCGAGATCGCGCCCTTCGCCCACGCCTGGGAAGAGGCGAACGAGTTCCCGCGCGAGCTGTACGAGAAGGCCGGCCGCGCGGGCATCCTCGGCGTCGCCTACCCCGAGGCGTACGGCGGCGGCGGCGGCGATCTGACCCATGCGCTCGCCGCGGCCGAGGAGATGATCATCGCGGGCACCTCGGTCGGCACGGCCGTGGGCCTCGGCAGCCACGCCATCGCGCTGCCGCCGATCCTGAGCTTCGGCACCGAGGAGCAGAAGAAGCGCTTCGTCCCCCCCGTCCTCGCCGGCGACAAGATCGCCGCGCTCGCGATCACCGAGCCCGGCGGCGGCAGCGACGTCGCCTCCCTCGCGACCCGCGCCGTGCGCGACGGCGATCACTACGTCGTCACGGGCACGAAGACGTTCATCACCTCGGGGTGCCGCGCCGACCTCGTCACGACGGCGGTGCGCACCGGAGGCGAGGGGCACGGGGGCATCTCGCTGCTCGTGATCGAGCGCGGCACGCCTGGATTTTCCGTGGGCAAGAAGCTCGCGAAGATGGGCTGGTGGGCCTCCGACACGGCCGAGCTCGTCTTCGAGGGCTGCCGCGTCCCCGTGACCAACCTCATCGGCGAGGAGAACGCGGGCTTCGTCCCGATCATGGCGAACTTCGCCAACGAGCGGCTGCTCCTCGCGGGGAACTGCGTGGCCATCGCCGAGCTCGCCTACCGCGAATCGGTGCGCTACGCGCGCGAGCGCCGGGCCTTCGGCAAGAGCCTGATGGGCTTTCAGGTGCTGCGGCACAAGCTCGCCGAGATGGCGACGCGCATGGCGGCCGCGCGGGCGCTGATGCACGAGGTCGTCCAGCGGCACGTGCGCGGCGAGCACGTGGCGGGCATGGCCGCGATGGCCAAGAACACGGCCACGGACATGTGCTCGTTCGTGTGCGATGAGGCCGTGCAGATTCACGGCGGCTATGGCTACATGCGGGAGACGCTCGTCGAGCGGCTCTACCGCGACGCGCGCCTCTACCCCATCGGGGGCGGGACGCGCGAGATCATGAACGAGATCATCTGCAAGACGGAGGGCTATTA includes:
- a CDS encoding ATP-dependent Clp protease adaptor ClpS; protein product: MPNDPREREDREGDLATQKKNRVEKVRRYKVVFHNDNYTTMEFVVLVLMKFFHKSETEATHIMLSVHHKGSGVAGVYTKDVAETKVTEVQSYAKEQGMPLRLTVEPE
- the clpA gene encoding ATP-dependent Clp protease ATP-binding subunit ClpA, encoding MRISPEVEIAFNLATREAARRRHEYVTVEHLLYALTFDEETANVIRHAGGDFQALRKRLERFLDEETDPLPDDTDVPPRLSLGFQRVVGRAAMHVQGVQDKKEKDKELKGYNVLVAVFSERESHAVTMLKDAGITRYDVVNYLSHGIVRDGSDEESGPEDASEGAEGGESETEGEREEREGGPRRDPLAAYTLNLNKEAAEGRIDPLVGRETEVGRTIQVLARRRKNNPLLIGDAGVGKTAIAEGLAQKIHRGEVPEAIKGATVYALDMGALIAGTRYRGDFENRLKGVLKALEKQPGAILFIDEIHTIIGAGAASGGTMDASNLLKPALASGRLRCIGATTFQEYRGHLERDSALARRFQRIEVGEPSVDETTQILKGLLKHYEDFHKVKFTEAALEAAAKLSDRYLRDRRLPDKAIDLLDESGAAARLAHGDGYTVDVPDIERVVAKMAQIPPRQVSTSDKAQLRDLDKELKSVLFGQDEAVNQLASAIKLSRAGLRSPEKPIGSFLFTGPTGVGKTELAKQLAKIMGIEFMRFDMSEYQERHTVSRLIGAPPGYVGFDRGGLLTEAVAKTPHAVLLLDEIEKAHPDIFQVLLQVMDHGTLTDNNGKKSSFRHVVLIMTSNVGARDLAQPRLGFGDRGSAGDDDRAFKNTFSPEFRNRLDARIMFKPLDPSIMGSIVDKFVREIGLLVADKGVKLEVTEAARKYLAEKGYDQQFGARPLGRVIERELKPRLGDEMLFGALENGGKAIVDLVDGKLDFKFVPDEPKPEGEADGARKEEATASA
- the apaG gene encoding Co2+/Mg2+ efflux protein ApaG, with the translated sequence MSNAITNGIRVTVKAVYVPAQSLPAEKRYVFAYTVRIANEGTETAQLRSRHWVITDGAGKVEEVRGPGVVGQQPVLRPGEHFEYTSGCVLETPRGSMRGTYQMHMPNGTVFDAEIAEFALAMPHSLN
- a CDS encoding rhomboid family intramembrane serine protease, translating into MNDNDDEPGPVAPAESAAFPSASPATPSPAAHPGLVPVNPHTGLTAIGPVPERKVRDWALVLQSMALQHAVRWTFNGWVLLVRDEDYVRASTSIDRYEAENRDWPPPKTRERPRHAASMAAPLLFAALAAFFLITGPVALDHAGWFRRGKAVSDLVLGAEPWRAVTALTLHADATHVLGNVISGTLFASAVQRRLGPGGTALAIVASGTLGNVANAIFHHTMGNGGHGSIGASTAVFGAVGLLAATQLGVDQQHAAGRRRGMQEWAAPIVGGLALLGTLGASPESDLGAHLFGFLSGVLVGLGAAFVLAKTRPSPRPWLQIGLGAVAIAIVLVAWRLAVPWRIALPI
- a CDS encoding acyl-CoA dehydrogenase family protein: MTFLTPLHETSEHATLREQIRRFARAEIAPFAHAWEEANEFPRELYEKAGRAGILGVAYPEAYGGGGGDLTHALAAAEEMIIAGTSVGTAVGLGSHAIALPPILSFGTEEQKKRFVPPVLAGDKIAALAITEPGGGSDVASLATRAVRDGDHYVVTGTKTFITSGCRADLVTTAVRTGGEGHGGISLLVIERGTPGFSVGKKLAKMGWWASDTAELVFEGCRVPVTNLIGEENAGFVPIMANFANERLLLAGNCVAIAELAYRESVRYARERRAFGKSLMGFQVLRHKLAEMATRMAAARALMHEVVQRHVRGEHVAGMAAMAKNTATDMCSFVCDEAVQIHGGYGYMRETLVERLYRDARLYPIGGGTREIMNEIICKTEGY